A window from Limanda limanda chromosome 14, fLimLim1.1, whole genome shotgun sequence encodes these proteins:
- the serpinh1a gene encoding serpin H1a gives MTEPNKCYIMWLINMATLLCLASSAAAATAASANQVLSNHATILADNSATLAFSLYQNMAKEKNMENILISPIVVASSLGLVALGGKAATASQVKTILNAAKVKDEQLHTGLSELLTEVSDPKTRNVTWKISNHLYGPNSVKFVDSFVKSSKKHYNCDHSKINFKDKKSAVNSINEWAAKSTDGKLPEVTKDLEKTDGAMIINAMFFKPHWDQQFHHKMVDNRGFMVSRSLTVSVQMMHRTGIYGFYDDSTNKLSILSMPLAHKKSSVVFIMPYNVQPLEGLEKILTKKQLETWMGKLQQTAVAVSLPKVSMEVSHNLQKHLGKLGLTEAVDKSKADFSNISGKKDLYLSSLLHASAMEWDTEGNEIDTSVFGTDKLKTPKLFYADHPFIFLVKDQKTNSILFIGRMVRPKGDKIRDEL, from the exons ATGACAGAACCTAATAAG TGTTACATCATGTGGTTGATAAACATGGCAACCCTGCTCTGCCTGgcctcttcagctgcagctgccacAGCCGCATCAGCAAACCAGGTCCTCAGCAACCATGCCACCATCCTGGCTGACAACAGCGCCACCCTGGCCTTCAGTCTCTACCAAAACATGGCCAAGGagaaaaacatggaaaacatcCTGATCTCCCCCATAGTGGTAGCCTCCTCTCTGGGCCTGGTGGCTCTCGGTGGAAAGGCCGCCACCGCCTCGCAGGTAAAGACCATTCTGAATGCAGCTAAAGTTAAAGACGAGCAGCTGCACACCGGCCTGTCAGAGCTGCTGACCGAGGTCAGTGACCCCAAGACCCGAAATGTCACCTGGAAGATCAGCAACCATCTGTACGGACCCAACTCTGTCAAATTTGTGGATTCATTTGTCAAGAGCAGCAAGAAACACTACAACTGTGACCACTCCAAGATAAACTTCAAAGATAAGAAGAGCGCTGTGAACTCCATCAACGAGTGGGCAGCCAAGTCTACCGATGGCAAACTGCCTGAGGTCACCAAGGATTTGGAGAAGACTGATGGAGCCATGATCATCAATGCCATGTTTTTCAAAC CTCACTGGGACCAGCAGTTCCATCATAAGATGGTGGACAACCGTGGATTCATGGTGTCCCGCAGCCTCACGGTTTCAGTGCAGATGATGCACCGCACAG GTATCTATGGCTTCTATGATGACAGCACTAACAAGCTGTCCATCCTGAGCATGCCTCTGGCTCATAAGAAGTCCAGTGTGGTGTTCATCATGCCCTACAATGTGCAGCCTCTGGAGGGGCTGGAGAAGATCCTGAccaagaagcagctggagacgtGGATGGGCAAACTGCAGCAGACAGCAGTAGCTGTGTCTCTGCCCAAAGTCAGCATGGAAGTCAGTCACAACCTGCAG AAACACCTCGGGAAGCTGGGCCTGACAGAGGCTGTGGACAAATCCAAAGCAGACTTCTCCAACATTTCTGGGAAAAAGGACCTCTACCTGTCAAGCCTGCTCCATGCCTCTGCCATGGAGTGGGACACTGAAGGGAATGAAATTGACACCAGCGTCTTCGGCACGGACAAGCTGAAAACCCCTAAACTCTTCTACGCCGACCACCCCTTCATCttcctggtgaaggaccagaaAACAAACTCCATCCTGTTCATTGGCAGGATGGTCAGGCCAAAGGGTGACAAGATCAGAGATGAGTTGTAA